The Cucumis melo cultivar AY chromosome 5, USDA_Cmelo_AY_1.0, whole genome shotgun sequence genome has a segment encoding these proteins:
- the LOC103499218 gene encoding uncharacterized protein LOC103499218 codes for MAAEEILPLFDLFWFQRAIFASKPLLKTHSSAPEIHFQSSESEYAVSSSKNFPASKTAVHSANNQKLETIVSGKVRDFSVEGNNEKMKIRGKVKGLSKSLSELEFEELKGFMDLGFVFSEEDKNDTNLASIIPGLQRIGQKKEEKQKQIEDGILKRPYLSEAWEDVEKENDKKRILMKWRIPSLGATEMDIKHHLKSWAHTVASTVR; via the coding sequence ATGGCAGCCGAAGAAATCCTCCCACTTTTTGATCTCTTCTGGTTCCAACGGGCAATTTTCGCCAGCAAACCGCTTCTGAAAACCCACTCCTCGGCGCCGGAAATCCACTTCCAGAGCTCGGAAAGCGAGTATGCTGTCAGCTCCTCAAAGAATTTCCCAGCTTCCAAAACCGCCGTTCACTCTGCCAATAATCAAAAGCTAGAAACCATTGTTTCCGGTAAGGTAAGGGACTTTTCCGTTGAAGGGAATAatgaaaagatgaaaattagAGGGAAAGTGAAAGGGTTGAGTAAGAGTTTATCAGAGTTGGAATTTGAAGAATTGAAAGGATTTATGGATTTGGGATTTGTATTTAGTGAAGAAGATAAAAATGATACAAATTTGGCTTCAATAATTCCTGGGTTACAAAGAATTGGccaaaaaaaagaggaaaaacaaaaacagatTGAAGATGGAATTTTGAAAAGGCCATATTTATCCGAAGCTTGGGAAGATGTTGAGAAAGAAAATGATAAGAAAAGGATTTTGATGAAATGGAGAATTCCAAGTTTAGGAGCAACTGAAATGGATATCAAACATCATCTCAAATCTTGGGCTCATACAGTGGCTTCAACTGTCAGATAA
- the LOC103493004 gene encoding chaperone protein dnaJ C76, chloroplastic produces MAHLLSPVCTETIKLQSQPPILLTPWRSLPKPSAAIGRGPARRNCSSLKVAARDSASTESVADDYYAVLGLLPDASPEQIKKAYYNCMKECHPDLSGDDQDTTNFCMFINEVYEVLSDPVQRLVYDEIHGYALTAINPFIDDSSTKDLAFVDEFSCIGCKNCANVAPDVFGIEEDFGRARVYSQCGNQQRVQEAIDSCPVDCIHWTSAAQLSLLEDEMRRVERVNVAFMLSGMGSSAVDVFRLASSRWEKRQAKVLEKAKVRMMKKKKNSDTDDSYWSNLWGRPKDQRNSEEETNERAKRAAAAARRWREYSRRGVDKPPTFKLPESISSNDN; encoded by the exons ATGGCTCACTTGCTCTCTCCTGTTTGTACGGAAACCATCAAACTCCAATCTCAACCTCCCATTCTTCTAACTCCATGGCGTTCTCTTCCTAAGCCTTCCGCCGCTATTGGCCGCGGCCCTGCCAGACGGAACTGCAGCAGTTTGAAGGTCGCCGCAAGGGATTCGGCATCAACGGAGTCCGTTGCCGATGATTATTATGCTGTTTTAGGATTG CTTCCAGATGCCAGCCCAGAACAGATTAAGAAGGCCTATTATAATTGTATGAAAGAGTGCCATCCAGATTTGAGTGGTGATGATCAAGATACCACGAATTTCTGTATGTTCATCAATGAAGTCTATGAG GTGCTTAGTGACCCAGTCCAGCGGTTGGTTTATGATGAAATTCATGGATATGCTTTGACTGCAATTAACCCTTTTATAGACGATTCAAGCACAAAGGATCTTGCTTTTGTTGATGAATTCAGCTGTATAG GCTGCAAAAATTGTGCCAATGTGGCCCCCGATGTCTTTGGAATAGAAGAAGATTTCGGACGAGCTCGTGTGTACAGCCAGTGTGGAAATCAACAACGAGTCCAAGAAGCAATTGATAGTTG TCCAGTCGATTGCATCCATTGGACTTCAGCTGCACAATTATCTCTGCTCGAAGATGAAATGCGCAGGGTCGAAAGAGTGAAC GTTGCATTTATGCTGTCCGGAATGGGATCATCAGCTGTGGATGTTTTTAGATTG GCAAGTTCTCGATGGGAAAAGAGGCAAGCAAAAGTCTTG GAAAAAGCAAAAGTGAGGatgatgaaaaagaagaagaattctGATACCGATGATTCATACTGGAGCAATCTTTGGGGTAGGCCTAAAGATCAAAGAAATTCAG AAGAGGAAACAAATGAACGAGCAAAGAGAGCTGCAGCTGCTGCTCGTCGATGGAGAGAATACTCTAGACGGGGTGTTGACAAACCTCCTACTTTCAAACTTCCCGAGTCAATCTCCAGCAACGATAACTGA